In Epilithonimonas zeae, a single window of DNA contains:
- a CDS encoding thioredoxin-like domain-containing protein — protein sequence MKKLLFVSSVLLSAYAFPQFTVSADIPTYLADSEVYLYGFNGSKEILYSKAKITNNKAVFKVDKKYIGMMRAFFQKSNSSINMASENSNINFKVELDSKNKISNVVFTDATNQLFSNDVELQKKQELILPALIQIKDYYKPSETFYKSLETEINALSKNDSSLYASHPFLDYYNKNQKFSVQEKAAEIKPQDYIDFYSKSGEYLETSLILKPSLINYLNASKSNVEGGVDKLLDAVNLETPRGQTILSELIDIFNSYNMDKLKEKYLAQANNLKCTINDRLSSTLKANNNTEIGAKMPNNTLANAIHTKAKSLYDIKASKKIVVFWSSTCSHCEAELPKLLEKYDKLKAQNIEIVGFSLDSSLDEFKNKANIYPWVSASEGKGWYSSYGETYNIVATPTYFVLDSDNKILSKPNHVGDVLDYLKVN from the coding sequence ATGAAAAAATTATTATTCGTTAGCAGTGTTTTATTATCTGCATATGCGTTTCCGCAGTTCACTGTAAGCGCCGATATACCAACTTATTTAGCGGATTCAGAAGTTTATCTATATGGATTCAATGGATCAAAAGAAATACTCTATTCCAAAGCTAAAATTACCAATAACAAAGCTGTTTTTAAAGTTGATAAAAAATACATAGGGATGATGAGAGCTTTTTTTCAAAAGTCCAATTCATCCATTAATATGGCTTCTGAGAACTCCAATATTAATTTTAAAGTTGAATTGGACAGTAAAAATAAAATCTCCAATGTAGTTTTTACTGATGCGACCAATCAGCTTTTTAGTAATGATGTAGAACTTCAAAAGAAACAGGAGTTGATCTTGCCTGCTCTTATTCAAATTAAAGATTATTATAAACCTTCTGAGACTTTTTATAAATCATTAGAAACAGAAATCAATGCTCTTTCTAAAAATGATTCATCGCTTTACGCTTCACACCCTTTTTTAGATTATTATAATAAGAATCAAAAATTTTCTGTTCAGGAAAAAGCTGCAGAAATAAAACCACAGGATTATATCGATTTTTATTCTAAATCTGGTGAGTATCTGGAGACATCATTAATATTAAAACCATCCTTAATTAACTATCTAAACGCATCCAAATCAAATGTTGAAGGTGGTGTTGATAAGTTGTTGGATGCTGTAAACCTTGAGACGCCACGTGGACAGACGATATTGTCTGAGCTTATCGATATTTTTAATTCTTACAATATGGATAAATTGAAGGAGAAATATCTTGCCCAAGCTAATAATCTGAAATGTACAATCAACGACAGGTTATCCTCTACACTGAAGGCGAATAATAATACAGAGATTGGCGCAAAAATGCCGAATAATACATTAGCTAATGCAATCCATACAAAAGCTAAATCTCTATATGATATCAAAGCTTCTAAAAAAATCGTTGTTTTTTGGTCTTCCACTTGTTCGCATTGTGAAGCCGAGTTGCCTAAATTACTCGAGAAATATGACAAACTTAAAGCGCAAAATATAGAAATTGTTGGTTTCTCATTGGATAGTAGTTTGGATGAGTTCAAAAACAAAGCAAATATCTATCCTTGGGTAAGTGCATCAGAAGGGAAAGGTTGGTATAGCTCTTATGGAGAAACTTATAATATCGTTGCTACACCTACATATTTTGTCTTAGATTCTGATAATAAGATTCTTAGCAAACCTAATCATGTAGGTGATGTTTTAGATTATTTAAAAGTTAATTAA
- a CDS encoding GtrA family protein: MKQLILRHKQVLLFIIAGGLSAIVEIGSFKMLSVYLPKVFSWEYNLSGIKYPFSNILSTSCGIITNYFLSIWFVFERGKHSKKKEFVYFISVSVVSTFISLFLFQILYHFVFKDAIDLGVYVLSQEMMSKITSIIIVSLLNYSIKKKVIFNG; this comes from the coding sequence ATGAAACAATTAATTCTCCGTCATAAGCAAGTTCTACTCTTCATCATCGCTGGTGGACTAAGTGCGATTGTAGAAATCGGCAGCTTCAAAATGCTAAGTGTTTACCTCCCGAAAGTGTTCTCGTGGGAATATAATCTGTCTGGAATTAAATATCCGTTTAGTAATATCCTGTCCACAAGCTGCGGAATTATCACAAATTATTTTTTGAGTATCTGGTTTGTCTTTGAGAGAGGGAAACATTCTAAGAAAAAAGAGTTTGTTTATTTCATTTCTGTGTCGGTAGTTTCTACATTCATCAGTTTGTTTCTGTTTCAGATTTTATATCATTTTGTTTTCAAAGACGCCATAGATTTGGGAGTTTATGTTCTTTCGCAAGAAATGATGAGCAAGATCACTTCCATTATTATTGTGTCTCTTCTTAATTATTCTATAAAGAAAAAAGTGATTTTTAACGGATAA
- the ruvA gene encoding Holliday junction branch migration protein RuvA, which produces MIYSLKGVVQELTPTFAVIDVNGIGYYVGISLQTSQNLKLESPVLLYIQQIIREDAHLLFGFFTKQEKEMFNLLISVNGVGPVSALILLSSLSLSEAANAILSGNSGLIQKVKGIGVKTAERIIIDLRDKVGNFGNSEEKLSVSANNKNKNEALSALEVLGISKKVSEKIADRILKQNPDASVEELVKEILKNI; this is translated from the coding sequence ATGATATATTCGCTAAAAGGAGTTGTTCAGGAGTTAACGCCCACATTTGCTGTGATTGATGTTAACGGAATTGGATATTATGTAGGCATTAGTCTGCAGACATCCCAAAATCTGAAATTAGAATCTCCGGTTTTATTATACATTCAACAGATTATCCGTGAAGATGCTCATTTGCTTTTTGGTTTCTTTACCAAACAGGAAAAAGAGATGTTCAACCTGTTAATAAGTGTTAATGGTGTAGGACCTGTTTCTGCATTAATATTGTTATCTTCGCTCAGTTTATCAGAGGCTGCTAATGCTATACTTTCCGGTAATAGTGGACTTATCCAAAAGGTGAAAGGAATAGGTGTGAAAACTGCGGAAAGAATCATTATAGATTTGCGGGATAAAGTCGGTAACTTCGGGAATTCTGAAGAAAAACTTTCTGTTTCTGCAAACAATAAAAACAAAAATGAAGCGTTATCTGCTTTAGAAGTTTTAGGGATTTCCAAGAAAGTAAGCGAGAAGATTGCTGATAGAATTTTGAAGCAAAACCCCGATGCTTCTGTAGAAGAATTAGTGAAAGAGATTTTAAAAAATATTTAA
- a CDS encoding NADP-dependent malic enzyme, with the protein MSKNSRDQNAFDKAALDYHRQEPKGKIEVIPSKPHSSQRDLSLAYSPGVAVPCMAIHDDPQSVYEYTSKGNLVAVISNGTAVLGLGDIGPEASKPVMEGKGLLFKIFAGINVFDIEINEKDPDKFIETVKAIAPTFGGINLEDIKAPEAFYIEQRLKEELDIPLMHDDQHGTAIISAAALINALEIAGKKIGEVKMVINGAGAAAVACAKLYISLGLNPKNILMCDSKGVINQRRENLTPEKLDFIAQTDIDTLEDAIKGSDIFIGLSKGNVMSAEMLLSMKENPIVFALANPDPEISYDLALATRDDVMMATGRSDYPNQVNNVLGFPYIFRGALDVQARGINEAMKLAAVHALAEIAKEPVPEMVKLAYNVTNMSFGKEYFIPKPFDNRLITKVSIAVAKAAMESGIAGKPIEDFEAYENQLLDRMGRDEKLVRMMQNRAKANPKRVTLGNGEEYNILKAAQILQEEGIAYPSLLGSKRLIKEKMEEYGITLDIPIIDPNDDEQKETRKKYRKTLWEKRNRKGINEYKAKRYVRQRDYFGPLMLKHGDTDALIVGFSKSYASILKPVLEIIDRKPGVNKVAAMMMILTEKKPLFFADTSINKNPTAEDLVEIARMAEYTVKSFAIEPRVAMLGFENFSAKADTSKKVAAAVKILHEKYPKMVVDGEIQPDFALNADHLADYPFSKLGTNPANVLVFPNLESANLSYKIIRGMKAAQTIGPILMGLDQPVHVLQMRSSVDEIVNLATIAVLDAQTKDKK; encoded by the coding sequence ATGTCAAAAAATTCAAGAGACCAAAATGCTTTTGATAAAGCCGCTTTAGATTACCACCGTCAAGAACCGAAAGGTAAGATCGAAGTTATACCTTCCAAACCGCATTCATCACAGAGAGATTTGTCTTTGGCCTATTCTCCGGGTGTGGCTGTGCCTTGTATGGCCATCCACGATGACCCACAAAGCGTTTACGAATATACTTCAAAAGGAAATTTGGTTGCTGTAATCTCTAACGGAACAGCGGTTTTAGGTTTAGGCGACATCGGTCCCGAAGCTTCAAAGCCAGTGATGGAAGGGAAAGGTTTGCTTTTCAAGATTTTCGCAGGAATCAATGTTTTTGATATTGAAATCAACGAAAAAGATCCGGACAAATTCATCGAAACTGTAAAAGCCATTGCGCCAACTTTCGGAGGAATCAATCTGGAAGATATCAAAGCACCGGAAGCTTTCTATATTGAACAAAGACTTAAAGAGGAATTGGATATTCCATTGATGCACGATGACCAGCATGGAACTGCAATCATTTCTGCCGCAGCATTAATCAACGCTTTGGAAATTGCAGGAAAGAAAATTGGGGAAGTGAAAATGGTGATCAATGGCGCTGGAGCGGCGGCGGTTGCTTGTGCTAAATTGTACATTTCTCTAGGCCTTAATCCAAAAAATATATTGATGTGTGACAGCAAAGGGGTCATCAATCAAAGAAGAGAAAACCTGACGCCAGAGAAATTAGATTTCATCGCTCAAACCGATATCGATACATTGGAAGATGCTATCAAAGGTTCTGATATTTTCATCGGTTTGTCAAAGGGAAATGTGATGTCTGCAGAGATGTTGCTTTCTATGAAAGAAAATCCAATTGTTTTTGCTTTGGCAAATCCAGACCCGGAAATCAGTTATGACCTTGCATTAGCAACAAGAGATGATGTGATGATGGCTACTGGAAGAAGTGATTATCCTAACCAAGTGAATAACGTTCTTGGTTTCCCTTATATTTTTAGAGGCGCTTTGGATGTTCAGGCAAGAGGAATCAATGAGGCTATGAAACTGGCTGCGGTTCACGCTTTGGCAGAAATAGCAAAAGAGCCGGTTCCGGAAATGGTAAAACTGGCCTATAATGTGACTAATATGAGTTTTGGAAAGGAATATTTTATCCCAAAACCATTCGATAACAGATTGATTACAAAGGTTTCTATCGCTGTTGCAAAAGCAGCTATGGAAAGCGGAATTGCCGGAAAACCAATTGAGGATTTTGAAGCTTACGAAAATCAACTTCTTGATAGAATGGGAAGGGATGAAAAACTCGTAAGAATGATGCAAAACCGCGCAAAAGCAAACCCAAAAAGAGTCACGCTTGGAAACGGAGAAGAGTACAATATTCTGAAAGCTGCTCAGATTCTTCAGGAAGAAGGAATTGCTTATCCTAGTTTGTTGGGAAGCAAAAGACTCATCAAAGAAAAAATGGAAGAATACGGAATCACATTAGACATTCCGATCATCGACCCGAATGATGATGAGCAAAAAGAAACCCGAAAAAAATACCGTAAAACCCTTTGGGAAAAACGAAACAGAAAAGGAATCAATGAGTACAAAGCAAAACGCTATGTAAGACAACGTGATTATTTTGGACCATTGATGTTGAAACACGGTGATACCGATGCTTTGATTGTTGGATTCTCAAAAAGTTATGCTTCTATTCTAAAGCCAGTTTTAGAAATTATTGACAGAAAACCAGGCGTAAACAAAGTAGCGGCAATGATGATGATTTTGACAGAAAAGAAACCATTGTTCTTTGCGGATACTTCTATCAACAAGAATCCAACTGCGGAAGATTTGGTAGAAATCGCAAGAATGGCAGAATATACAGTGAAGTCTTTTGCTATAGAACCAAGAGTGGCAATGTTAGGATTTGAGAATTTCTCGGCAAAGGCTGATACTTCTAAAAAAGTGGCTGCTGCAGTGAAAATTCTTCACGAGAAGTATCCAAAAATGGTTGTTGACGGAGAAATTCAGCCAGATTTTGCTTTGAATGCCGACCATTTGGCAGATTATCCGTTCTCAAAATTAGGAACTAACCCAGCAAACGTTTTGGTTTTCCCAAATCTTGAAAGTGCCAACTTATCTTATAAAATCATCAGAGGAATGAAAGCGGCTCAAACAATCGGCCCAATCCTAATGGGACTAGACCAGCCGGTTCACGTTCTGCAGATGAGATCTAGTGTTGATGAAATTGTAAATCTTGCAACAATTGCAGTTCTTGACGCACAAACGAAAGACAAAAAGTAA
- a CDS encoding lysophospholipid acyltransferase family protein gives MRTILVYAWRFWMVILGTVLTLIFFLPVYILSFRKEHYKYCYFFIRLWAIGMFYGMGFRYKKILKTTKKIDKNQPYVIISNHTSIMDVMLPCILFPNHPLCYVGKKEIEKIPIFGTVYKRVCVMVDRKSARSRADVYRRCAERMQDGQSVVIFPEGGVPDDTSVILDQFKDGAFILAAKHQFPIAVFTFRGLKEMFPFDNKKGYPGVVKVFFNDILTPDATQKELKEKAFEEIQLSLIEELK, from the coding sequence ATGAGAACAATTCTGGTCTATGCGTGGCGATTTTGGATGGTAATTTTGGGAACCGTTCTTACATTAATCTTCTTTCTTCCTGTTTATATTTTATCTTTTCGAAAAGAGCATTATAAATATTGTTACTTCTTCATCCGGCTTTGGGCGATTGGAATGTTCTACGGAATGGGTTTCCGTTATAAAAAGATTCTCAAAACCACGAAAAAAATTGATAAAAATCAACCTTACGTCATCATCTCCAACCATACTTCTATTATGGATGTGATGTTGCCGTGTATTCTTTTTCCAAATCATCCACTTTGTTATGTAGGAAAAAAGGAAATTGAAAAGATTCCGATTTTTGGAACGGTTTACAAAAGAGTTTGTGTGATGGTCGATAGAAAAAGTGCCAGAAGTCGCGCCGATGTTTACCGGAGATGCGCCGAAAGAATGCAGGACGGACAAAGTGTTGTGATTTTTCCAGAAGGTGGCGTTCCTGATGATACAAGTGTAATTCTTGACCAGTTCAAAGATGGTGCTTTTATTTTAGCTGCTAAACATCAATTCCCGATTGCGGTTTTCACTTTCCGAGGCTTGAAGGAAATGTTCCCCTTTGATAATAAAAAAGGTTATCCCGGAGTAGTGAAAGTTTTCTTCAATGATATCCTGACACCAGATGCGACACAAAAAGAATTAAAAGAAAAAGCATTTGAAGAAATCCAATTGTCTCTAATTGAGGAATTAAAATAA
- a CDS encoding MFS transporter yields the protein METQKTNWAQFIPLVTVFFFWGFVAASNDILIPVFKKAFSLSQGESQLVSVAFYIAYTVGSIIYMLISLAIGKDLVNKIGYKNGLALGLVISAIGTLLFYPAANLHSFPLMLSGLFIVALGFSLQQTVANPLAIALGPVKTGSQRLTLAGGINNLGTTIGPLIVSFAIFGSAASENTEMSIESVKIPYLVLGVAFLAVAILLKLSSLPEHPDTIEESVKDEGTVRSSALKYPQLLLGMLAIFIYVGVEVSTASNLPAYMESIVNSETGVLYTLQEISPYISLYWASLMIGRWTGAVEAFTDNMSLQKILRFLAPYLAFGVFLLVNAIAKHDLTPFYVYGLIILVLIAADMASKGNPARMLLIFSALGIVATGIGMFTDGIISIYAFTSVGLFCSTLWPCIFTLAVSGLGRHTSQGSSFLIMMIMGGGIVSWLQGFVSESIGIQNSYIVGVLCFAYLAFYAWRVSGILKSQGISFDKKISGGH from the coding sequence ATGGAAACACAAAAAACCAATTGGGCGCAGTTTATCCCGCTTGTTACCGTTTTCTTTTTCTGGGGATTTGTTGCTGCGAGTAACGACATCTTGATTCCAGTTTTCAAAAAAGCTTTTAGCCTGTCGCAAGGAGAAAGTCAACTCGTATCTGTGGCATTTTATATTGCATACACAGTTGGTTCAATCATTTATATGCTGATTTCATTAGCTATTGGAAAAGATTTGGTCAACAAAATTGGTTATAAAAACGGTTTAGCTTTAGGGCTTGTAATTTCCGCAATAGGAACATTATTGTTTTATCCTGCGGCTAATCTGCATTCGTTTCCATTAATGCTTTCTGGATTGTTCATTGTGGCTTTAGGATTTTCATTACAGCAAACTGTTGCTAACCCACTTGCGATTGCACTTGGTCCTGTAAAAACGGGTTCTCAAAGATTAACATTAGCAGGAGGAATTAATAATCTTGGAACTACAATTGGTCCATTGATTGTGAGTTTCGCCATCTTCGGTTCAGCAGCTTCTGAGAATACAGAAATGAGCATCGAAAGTGTGAAAATTCCTTATTTGGTTTTAGGTGTAGCATTCTTAGCCGTTGCTATTTTGCTTAAGTTATCATCTTTGCCAGAACATCCAGACACTATCGAAGAATCTGTAAAAGATGAAGGAACTGTAAGAAGTTCTGCTTTGAAATATCCACAATTATTATTGGGAATGTTAGCAATTTTCATCTACGTAGGTGTAGAGGTTTCAACCGCAAGTAACCTACCTGCTTATATGGAATCTATTGTGAATTCTGAAACTGGCGTTCTTTACACTTTGCAAGAAATTTCACCATACATTTCTCTATATTGGGCAAGTTTGATGATTGGTCGTTGGACTGGTGCGGTAGAAGCTTTTACAGATAATATGAGTTTGCAGAAAATTTTGAGATTTTTAGCACCTTATTTAGCATTCGGAGTTTTTCTTTTGGTTAACGCTATTGCAAAACACGATTTGACACCTTTCTATGTTTACGGATTAATTATCTTAGTATTGATTGCCGCAGATATGGCGAGTAAAGGAAATCCCGCAAGAATGCTTTTGATATTCTCAGCTTTAGGGATTGTAGCTACTGGAATTGGTATGTTTACAGATGGAATTATCAGTATTTATGCTTTCACAAGTGTTGGATTGTTCTGTAGTACGCTTTGGCCTTGTATCTTTACACTAGCAGTAAGCGGTTTAGGAAGACACACCAGCCAAGGAAGTAGTTTCTTGATTATGATGATTATGGGAGGTGGAATTGTAAGCTGGTTGCAAGGATTCGTTTCCGAAAGTATTGGTATCCAAAACAGTTATATTGTTGGAGTCTTATGTTTTGCTTATCTTGCATTCTATGCTTGGAGAGTAAGTGGAATACTGAAGAGCCAAGGTATTAGTTTTGATAAAAAAATATCTGGTGGACACTAA
- a CDS encoding DUF3810 domain-containing protein — protein MDTKKNIFIKNKLWAIILVAQFSLFYILSKFEFATTFFSNLYEWKKDFHVRLFSGFGFSVGDVIYTIVSLALVYSIIKLIRTKKSLTLRKILIFVNVFYFVYQCFWGMLYFQPLIIKKLSNKEMKINDSDLKTLSLKYLELCKQTREKVSEDKNGVFTINDIDKIKYEILEQQKSLPHFINTKETVKILSVKSSLYNSFMNYTGILGYYNPFTAESQFNPNLPATNIPFTLAHEMSHQLGYAREQEASFIAYLCAKNTNNVDLQYSTRLYVLKSLLRALSRNLENKDFVLKMISQYSEKMQRDRKNELEFYEKNEGIISDFFGVTNDLFLKSNQQDGRVTYSYFINLLVMYETKKESY, from the coding sequence GTGGACACTAAAAAAAATATCTTTATAAAAAATAAACTTTGGGCAATCATTTTGGTTGCCCAATTTTCGTTATTCTATATCCTATCGAAGTTTGAATTTGCTACAACATTCTTTTCGAATCTATATGAATGGAAAAAGGATTTTCATGTCCGATTATTTTCCGGATTCGGATTTTCTGTTGGCGATGTTATTTATACGATTGTGTCGCTTGCCTTAGTTTATTCAATCATCAAATTAATAAGAACGAAAAAGAGTTTGACTTTAAGGAAAATATTGATTTTTGTAAATGTCTTTTATTTCGTATATCAATGTTTTTGGGGAATGCTATATTTCCAGCCTTTGATTATAAAAAAGCTTTCGAATAAAGAAATGAAGATTAATGATTCTGATTTAAAAACTTTGAGTCTGAAATATCTTGAACTTTGCAAACAAACGAGAGAAAAAGTTTCCGAAGACAAAAACGGTGTTTTCACAATTAATGATATTGATAAAATCAAATATGAAATTCTTGAGCAACAAAAGAGTTTACCACATTTCATCAACACAAAAGAAACCGTTAAGATTCTATCTGTAAAATCAAGTCTTTACAATAGCTTTATGAATTACACAGGAATATTAGGCTATTACAATCCTTTCACAGCAGAATCACAATTTAATCCAAATCTTCCAGCGACAAATATTCCGTTTACGCTTGCTCACGAAATGTCGCATCAACTTGGCTATGCAAGAGAACAAGAAGCCAGTTTTATCGCTTATTTATGTGCAAAAAACACCAACAATGTAGATTTACAATATAGCACTCGTCTTTATGTTTTAAAAAGTCTATTAAGGGCATTGTCGAGAAACTTAGAGAATAAAGATTTTGTTTTAAAAATGATTTCTCAGTATTCTGAAAAAATGCAAAGAGATAGAAAAAACGAATTAGAATTCTACGAAAAGAATGAAGGAATTATAAGTGACTTTTTTGGTGTAACCAATGATTTATTTTTGAAGTCAAATCAACAAGACGGAAGGGTGACTTATTCCTATTTTATCAATCTTTTGGTGATGTATGAAACAAAAAAAGAATCGTACTAG
- a CDS encoding BadF/BadG/BcrA/BcrD ATPase family protein: protein MIAIVDGGSTKCDWVILENDGTEVLKTETVGFNPNIIKPELITIEIEKNQALTKFKDYLENIFFYGSGCGTPENKLIVEREIQKVFNTAQIRVKEDLLAAAYAAYRGVPAIVCILGTGSNACYFDGENVKTELPSLGFLIGDEGSGSALGKQLVRHYFMKKLPPDLHQQFTEIYQLNIDDLLKNMYHNPRANAYMADFTRFIVDRKTHPYFQNFIYKELKNFLEFQVMPYEECRESEINFIGSIAYFFEDSLRAAASDFHFKIGTVVQRPIESLVNYHRDYIIPKL, encoded by the coding sequence ATGATTGCCATTGTTGACGGCGGTTCTACCAAATGCGATTGGGTTATTCTGGAAAACGACGGTACAGAAGTTCTGAAGACGGAAACCGTTGGATTCAATCCGAATATCATAAAACCAGAACTGATTACAATTGAAATAGAAAAAAATCAGGCACTTACCAAATTCAAAGACTATCTGGAAAACATCTTTTTCTACGGTTCTGGCTGCGGAACTCCCGAAAATAAACTGATTGTAGAAAGAGAAATTCAGAAAGTTTTCAACACAGCACAGATTCGAGTAAAAGAAGACCTTTTGGCTGCGGCGTATGCTGCATACAGAGGTGTTCCGGCTATTGTCTGTATTCTCGGGACAGGTTCCAATGCCTGCTATTTCGATGGCGAAAATGTCAAAACAGAGTTACCTTCTTTAGGATTTCTGATTGGCGATGAAGGAAGTGGAAGTGCACTAGGAAAACAGTTGGTTCGTCATTATTTTATGAAGAAATTACCGCCCGATTTGCATCAGCAATTTACTGAGATTTATCAGTTGAACATAGACGATTTGCTCAAAAATATGTATCACAATCCACGGGCGAATGCTTATATGGCAGATTTCACAAGGTTCATTGTGGACAGAAAAACACATCCATATTTTCAGAATTTTATTTACAAAGAACTCAAGAACTTCCTTGAGTTTCAGGTAATGCCGTACGAAGAATGCCGTGAAAGCGAAATCAATTTTATTGGTTCAATTGCCTATTTTTTTGAGGATTCTTTAAGAGCTGCGGCATCGGATTTTCACTTCAAAATCGGAACCGTTGTTCAGCGTCCGATAGAAAGTCTGGTAAATTATCATCGTGACTATATCATTCCAAAGCTTTAA